AAATTATTACTATCTATCAACAATATGCACAGAACAATGCCATTAAAGTACCTTGCTACAACTGccaaacagaagaagaaaaatggtcAAAAGGAGCTACCAGCAGTCAATGATTCAACTGCAATTAGTACAAACTAGTGATTAGTTGTACTGCCTGCTCTAAGAACATACATATGAACATACAACAAGGTTGGTTGTGTCCTCCTCTAAACACAAAATGTTACAGGGGTAAACAATTAAACTACCCCACATGCATTCCACCTCCCATAAAGTACGTATTTGTTTCGACATTGGGTCTCTTATTTGAGTCTATCACCTGGTCTCTCATACTGAGGAGTTGTTTGGGATGGTAAACGGTTGGATGTGGATGCATTTGCATGAAATCAGTTGCAGCCATTGACAAAGAGCCACCCTCCAGATTTAcgttcaccaaatcaaaagtgtGCATCCCATCATCCTGAGCAGTGGATACCATGTTCATATCCACTCTTGTATCACCCTGCATCATGTGAGGAGATGCCATGTTCATATCAACTCTTCTGTCTCCGTGTATGAGGTGTGGCGACGCCATGTTCATATCAACTCTCCGGTCCCCGTGTATCATATGTGGTGATGCCAGGTTCATATCAACTCTTCTGTCACTTTGTATAAAGTGTGGCGACCCCAGGTTCCTATCGACTCTTCTGTCCCCCTGAATCAGGTGAGGGGACGACATATTCATGTCAACTCTTCTGTCCCTCTGCATCAAGTGGGGAGATGCCATGTTCATGTCAACTCTTCCTTCTGCGTGGATAAGGTGGGGTGTTTGCATTTCCATATCAACTCTCCTGTCCCCGTGAATCATGGATGTGGTGTTTAATGTCATATTTGCATCGACCATTCTGTCCCCATGAATGAGGGGAGTGGTGTTTGATGTCATGTTCACATCAACTCTTCTATCTGTGGATGCTTGGCCAGTTAATGCCATGTTTACATCAACCCGTTGATCACCTTGCTGGATCTGATCAAGCCTAATTAGTTTGTCCTTTGCTTCTTTCATGGCTGACAACACAAACTCCTTTAATTCAGGTTCTCTAGCCCCAATGTCAATAGCATCTTCTAAATATTCATGGCCACGCACATAAAGATCATCAAATATGCTCAGTTCTCTCACTAATGCCACAGAGCTGGAGCTTGCGGGTGTGTTAAGTATTCTGAAGTCCTTCCTCCAGCGATTGAGGATGTATTTTGATGGCAGCATTAACACATTTTCTTGCTTCAGAACAGATAGAGCATGGCTGCAAAGGATCCCTCGTGATGGAAAGGAGCGACAGATGCACCAAACATCCTTGTCAGAATTGTTGTACACAACTGTATAGTCAACCTTCTTTCCTTGTATTAACTCACTGACCATGTAGGTAACTGAATTCCCGCTCCTGTCTACCTCTTTACAAATCACATGCATCAATTGCTTGATCTCATCTTGGAATGCCTGAAACATGGGCACTGTGTAGAGCTCCACAAGTTGCTCCTCAAATGGTAATCCTGACAGCAAAGTGAGCCTAGAATAATAAGAGCGCAGATCATCATATGCTTCCCTTTCCAACTTCCCTTTCAGGGTAGTCTCATATTGCTCAAGAAAAACTGGCAGGGTAGTTTTAGTTGTCACAGCACCGTCAAAATATGGATCTGGTTTTTCGACCTTCCTGATAGCAGATGTACCAGCCCAGAATGAATGATTGACATAACCAGGAGCCCACTGCTTCCGACAGCTGTACAGTGCGGAGAACCATTCATTGTCTTTGAGCTTGTAATGCTCAACCATGGATCCCCACTCTTTCTCAAAGTCAGTAAGAGTGACTGTGTCATAAACAACATCCTTGAATCTTGAACAAATTGCTTCTTTCTCATGTGTACGCCCCACGTTTTCTTGGAGCTTCTTCAAGATATGCCAAAAGCAGAAACGGTGCCTCGCATGTGGCAATACCTCAGCCACAGCCTCTGCCACCACATCTGAATAGCTGGTGGTAATCGCCTCGGGCGCCTTGCCGTTCATACAGCTCAACCACCTTTTCAACAACCAAACATAGTTTTCTTTACTGTCTTCGGAGAGCAGACCACATCCAAGTAGCACAAGGTGGCCGTGGTTGTTCACTCCAAGGAGTGTAGCTAATGGGAGGCTAGCACGAGAGTGCTGTAAGTAAGTAACATCAAGAGTAATAACATCACCGAAGTAGCGGTATTGCGCTTGAGACCTCAAATCAGTCCAGAAAAAATTCTTGGCACGACTTTCCTCATCAAGATCCCAGCTGTGAATTAAGTTTGGTTTCTTTTGCTGCATCTTTTCAATGAACTTCTTGACTGCATTGAGGTCATCCTCCCTGAAACGCTGCACAAAACTGTCGCATCTACTAAACCTCAACCCAGCAACAACAGCTCCAGCAGTGACACTCCGCTTGGGGCGAGTCGGGAACTTCCTGGTCTCAGCAATCTCACTCAACGACTTCTCCACCATCTCATCCATCTCATCTGTGATCTTGGACTTCTTCTTGGCTGACTCAGGCATCTCCCTATAGGCCTTTAAGAACCTCACCATATCAGGCGTGCAAGGATGGTTATGCTCCAAgtcaacaaactccaccttcCACCTATCGTTCACCCGCTTGTCACGAATTATCAGCATCGCCTTGCATCCAGTCTTCTCAGATGTGGCACGCCGCGCCCGCTTCTCCTGGGTGGCTGCCCCGCGCTTGCTGCGGAGTGGGTAGCGGGCACTTGGACCTTCAGACGGGGCGCCAGCCCGAGGCTTGCCACTCTGGGTGCATGAGAAGGTGGATCGGTAGCGAAGCCCCTCGTAGTTGTGGCAGGTGCGGCGCACGGCGTGGAATCCCATGCGGTAGGCGTATGCCTTGTAGAGCGAAAATGCCTCGTCGACGGAGTTGAACACCGTGCCCACCCGCGGCACCAGGGCCTCCTCCAGCGTACGAGGCACAAAGCCGTCAtccccaccgccgccttccgcctccccttcgtcctcgtcgccgccctcctcgTCGGAGGCGACAACCATCTcgtcctcgccctcctccacctcctcttcatcctcatcctccgCGGGGTCGCCGTTCAGATCGTCGGCGATCTCAGCCTTGACCCGCCTCGCGGCCGCTgcaacctcctcctcctcctgataGCTAGGGTTTTGCGCCCGAGCGGCGCGGGAGGAACGAGTCCGCCCAGAACCCTCCCCCATATTTACGCACTCGCAGCCACTGGCGGACGCCTCCCCAAACCCAAAAGTATTAACACTAGAGGTACAGGGGGGGCAGATACCTCGAGGTACGAAATGGTTAGGGTTCGGGGCGTATAACTGTAGGGGGGCACTATGGAGGGGTCCGGGACACCATGGGGGCTGCGCGAGCTCGAGGTGACCGTCGATCTGGCCGGAATCAGTGGGCTTGGGGACGTCGCCGGGGAAGAGAAGGGAAATTGGGGTGTTCTAAGGGAGGGGTCGTGTTGAGTAGCTTTTGGGGGCG
This is a stretch of genomic DNA from Brachypodium distachyon strain Bd21 chromosome 1, Brachypodium_distachyon_v3.0, whole genome shotgun sequence. It encodes these proteins:
- the LOC100842103 gene encoding protein FAR1-RELATED SEQUENCE 6, which translates into the protein MGEGSGRTRSSRAARAQNPSYQEEEEVAAAARRVKAEIADDLNGDPAEDEDEEEVEEGEDEMVVASDEEGGDEDEGEAEGGGGDDGFVPRTLEEALVPRVGTVFNSVDEAFSLYKAYAYRMGFHAVRRTCHNYEGLRYRSTFSCTQSGKPRAGAPSEGPSARYPLRSKRGAATQEKRARRATSEKTGCKAMLIIRDKRVNDRWKVEFVDLEHNHPCTPDMVRFLKAYREMPESAKKKSKITDEMDEMVEKSLSEIAETRKFPTRPKRSVTAGAVVAGLRFSRCDSFVQRFREDDLNAVKKFIEKMQQKKPNLIHSWDLDEESRAKNFFWTDLRSQAQYRYFGDVITLDVTYLQHSRASLPLATLLGVNNHGHLVLLGCGLLSEDSKENYVWLLKRWLSCMNGKAPEAITTSYSDVVAEAVAEVLPHARHRFCFWHILKKLQENVGRTHEKEAICSRFKDVVYDTVTLTDFEKEWGSMVEHYKLKDNEWFSALYSCRKQWAPGYVNHSFWAGTSAIRKVEKPDPYFDGAVTTKTTLPVFLEQYETTLKGKLEREAYDDLRSYYSRLTLLSGLPFEEQLVELYTVPMFQAFQDEIKQLMHVICKEVDRSGNSVTYMVSELIQGKKVDYTVVYNNSDKDVWCICRSFPSRGILCSHALSVLKQENVLMLPSKYILNRWRKDFRILNTPASSSSVALVRELSIFDDLYVRGHEYLEDAIDIGAREPELKEFVLSAMKEAKDKLIRLDQIQQGDQRVDVNMALTGQASTDRRVDVNMTSNTTPLIHGDRMVDANMTLNTTSMIHGDRRVDMEMQTPHLIHAEGRVDMNMASPHLMQRDRRVDMNMSSPHLIQGDRRVDRNLGSPHFIQSDRRVDMNLASPHMIHGDRRVDMNMASPHLIHGDRRVDMNMASPHMMQGDTRVDMNMVSTAQDDGMHTFDLVNVNLEGGSLSMAATDFMQMHPHPTVYHPKQLLSMRDQVIDSNKRPNVETNTYFMGGGMHVG